The Methylomonas koyamae genome has a segment encoding these proteins:
- a CDS encoding spondin domain-containing protein yields MQKNHAFALSALLLAAGAAPLSSAEAAQVTLSFSNLSAANGPALSPFFVALHDGSFDAFDVGTTASAAIEAIAEMGNGAGLSSAFAASSAAAAGGTSATVTAAVNAFGPGIFLPGAKGSVTLDLDPVKNRYLSYFAMVVPSNDRFVGNDSATEIELFDAQGHFTGGTFVENGSNIWDAGTELDGTTGAAFLVGSNAADSPAQNGTIQANHDFAVYAGLGTPAGYNFTDLPGANTPLLQISAVSQVPVPAAAWLFGSVLPLFGWLRKRAAVSALPA; encoded by the coding sequence ATGCAGAAAAACCATGCTTTTGCGCTGTCGGCGCTGTTGTTGGCGGCCGGCGCGGCGCCGTTGAGTTCGGCTGAGGCAGCGCAGGTCACGCTGAGTTTCAGCAACCTGTCTGCTGCCAACGGGCCGGCCTTGAGTCCGTTTTTCGTCGCCTTGCACGACGGCTCGTTCGACGCGTTCGATGTCGGCACCACGGCTTCGGCGGCGATTGAGGCGATTGCCGAGATGGGCAACGGCGCCGGCTTGTCGTCGGCATTCGCGGCCAGCAGCGCGGCGGCGGCCGGCGGCACCAGCGCGACGGTGACTGCGGCGGTTAACGCCTTCGGCCCCGGTATCTTCCTGCCCGGTGCTAAGGGCAGCGTCACCCTGGATCTGGACCCGGTGAAAAACCGTTACCTGAGCTATTTCGCGATGGTGGTGCCGTCCAACGACCGCTTCGTCGGTAACGACTCGGCGACCGAAATCGAATTATTCGACGCCCAAGGCCATTTCACCGGCGGCACCTTCGTCGAGAACGGCAGCAACATCTGGGACGCCGGCACCGAACTGGACGGCACCACCGGTGCGGCGTTCCTGGTCGGGTCTAATGCGGCGGACAGCCCGGCGCAAAACGGTACCATCCAAGCCAACCATGACTTCGCGGTCTACGCCGGATTAGGAACGCCGGCCGGTTACAACTTTACCGATCTGCCCGGCGCCAATACGCCGTTGCTGCAAATCAGCGCAGTGTCGCAAGTACCGGTTCCGGCGGCGGCCTGGTTGTTCGGCAGCGTGTTGCCTTTGTTCGGTTGGTTACGGAAGCGCGCGGCGGTGTCGGCTTTGCCGGCTTGA
- a CDS encoding DUF2442 domain-containing protein, translated as MTGVEPLTTYKLRLRYADGQSFEVDLNAWITETEALSPLKDRDLFAQAKIGFAGRTMDWIEDELDLAADNLRNLAVEQARDIGRERIRQWPHNTGLRLEQAAEALGISRRMLIYYRDGEKPIPRTIWLVCLGWKAVRPTGQTLPQHIPSAKEYAALHA; from the coding sequence CTGACCGGGGTCGAGCCGTTAACCACATACAAACTGCGCTTGCGTTACGCCGACGGCCAAAGCTTCGAAGTCGATTTGAACGCCTGGATAACCGAAACCGAAGCGCTAAGTCCGCTGAAAGATCGGGACTTATTTGCGCAAGCCAAAATAGGTTTCGCGGGACGGACGATGGATTGGATCGAAGACGAACTCGATTTGGCCGCCGACAACCTGCGCAATCTGGCGGTCGAGCAGGCCCGCGACATCGGCCGGGAACGCATCCGGCAGTGGCCGCACAACACCGGACTCAGGCTGGAGCAAGCCGCCGAGGCCTTGGGTATTTCCCGCCGCATGCTGATTTATTACCGCGACGGCGAAAAACCGATTCCCCGCACGATCTGGCTGGTCTGCCTGGGCTGGAAAGCCGTGCGCCCAACGGGGCAAACTTTGCCGCAACATATTCCTTCGGCCAAGGAATACGCGGCGTTGCATGCTTGA
- a CDS encoding 3'-5' exonuclease, producing MTDFNTKKSRKPWVRGNISGFFTSLLDRVLIDPNLLKQYQPINEGEVQIMTLHKSKGLEFDVVFHLDLYDWIFPKRDYVQGCYEEVFSSWEQDLNLHFVGITRAKEYCILVSSTERFNYNNQIKAAKKSQFMTLTGLIGLFNSL from the coding sequence ATGACCGATTTCAACACGAAAAAATCACGGAAACCGTGGGTAAGGGGAAATATCAGTGGGTTTTTCACCAGCCTGCTAGACCGAGTTTTAATCGACCCGAATCTCTTAAAGCAATATCAGCCGATAAACGAAGGGGAAGTGCAAATAATGACACTGCACAAATCAAAAGGTTTGGAGTTTGATGTTGTGTTTCACTTAGACCTTTATGACTGGATTTTTCCAAAGCGGGATTATGTTCAAGGTTGCTATGAGGAGGTTTTTTCTAGCTGGGAACAAGATTTGAATTTACATTTTGTTGGCATAACGAGAGCAAAAGAGTATTGTATTCTTGTCAGCAGCACTGAAAGATTTAATTATAACAATCAAATCAAAGCTGCAAAAAAGTCTCAATTTATGACCTTGACTGGATTGATTGGTCTATTCAATTCCCTGTAG
- a CDS encoding IS5 family transposase, translating into MTVAQDDLFGSLFEHRDRRIDRLGNPLLELDAQVDWEAFRPLLDQVRHKVRKSSAGRKPWDGVLMFKALVIASLYNLSDEQLEFQIEDRRSFQRFIGLSDAKHAPDRNSFWLFRESLKALKLTETLFNEFNRQLDRAGLIARKGQLIDASFVKAPVQRNTPDENARIKAGETVEDWSASKRSQKDTDARWTKKGDKSYYGYKNHVNVDNAHKLVRKYTVTDASVHDSQALNGLLDSGNTSRDLWADSAYRSEAVEEQLKVQGYHSRIHRKGVRGKPLTDREKQGNSTRSQTRCRVEHVFAWMAQWGGKVIRCIGLARAEVRIGFMNLVYNMRRFCAIRRVAAS; encoded by the coding sequence ATGACGGTGGCACAAGACGACCTTTTCGGTTCCCTGTTTGAACATCGTGATCGTCGGATCGATCGGCTGGGTAATCCGTTGTTGGAATTGGACGCGCAAGTGGATTGGGAAGCGTTCCGTCCGTTGCTGGATCAAGTGCGTCACAAAGTCCGCAAATCGTCTGCCGGGCGTAAGCCTTGGGATGGGGTGTTGATGTTCAAAGCGTTGGTCATCGCCAGCCTCTACAATCTGAGCGACGAGCAACTGGAGTTTCAAATCGAAGACCGGCGTAGTTTCCAGCGTTTTATTGGTTTGTCGGATGCCAAGCACGCACCGGATCGCAACAGTTTCTGGCTGTTTCGCGAGTCGCTCAAGGCGTTGAAATTGACCGAAACCTTGTTCAATGAATTCAACCGGCAATTGGATCGCGCCGGCCTGATTGCCCGCAAGGGTCAGCTGATTGACGCCAGCTTCGTCAAGGCGCCGGTGCAGCGTAATACGCCGGACGAAAACGCTCGGATTAAAGCCGGCGAAACCGTCGAGGACTGGTCAGCCTCCAAACGCAGTCAGAAGGATACCGATGCGCGCTGGACCAAGAAAGGCGACAAGAGCTATTACGGGTACAAGAACCACGTCAACGTTGATAATGCCCACAAGTTGGTGCGCAAATACACGGTCACCGATGCCAGCGTCCACGACTCGCAAGCCCTGAACGGCTTGCTCGATAGCGGCAATACCAGCCGGGATTTGTGGGCCGACAGTGCCTATCGTTCCGAAGCGGTGGAAGAACAGTTAAAAGTCCAAGGCTACCACAGCCGGATTCACCGCAAAGGAGTTCGCGGCAAGCCGCTGACCGACCGGGAAAAACAAGGCAACAGCACCCGCTCCCAAACCCGTTGCCGGGTCGAGCACGTGTTTGCCTGGATGGCGCAATGGGGCGGTAAGGTGATCCGTTGCATTGGCCTAGCCCGCGCCGAAGTGCGTATCGGCTTCATGAATCTGGTGTACAACATGCGACGTTTTTGCGCTATTCGCAGGGTAGCTGCGTCTTGA
- a CDS encoding type II toxin-antitoxin system VapC family toxin, producing MMYVLDTNVVSELRKIRIGKADANVAAWADSVDAADLFLSAITLMELELGVLSIERKDASQGTVLRAWLEQQVLPEFSERTLPVDTAVALRCARLHVPDKRGERDALIAATALVHGMVLVTRNVADFQATGVAILNPWEAMQ from the coding sequence ATGATGTATGTTCTCGACACCAACGTAGTTTCCGAGCTGCGAAAAATCCGGATTGGCAAGGCGGACGCGAATGTGGCGGCATGGGCCGACAGCGTCGATGCCGCCGACTTGTTCTTGTCCGCCATCACTCTGATGGAATTGGAACTTGGCGTTTTGTCGATCGAGCGCAAGGACGCCAGCCAAGGTACGGTGTTGCGGGCATGGCTGGAACAGCAGGTCTTGCCGGAGTTCTCCGAGCGGACTCTGCCGGTCGATACGGCGGTTGCACTGCGTTGCGCCAGGCTCCACGTACCCGACAAACGCGGCGAGCGGGATGCGCTGATCGCGGCGACGGCGCTGGTGCATGGCATGGTGCTGGTCACCCGCAATGTGGCCGACTTCCAGGCTACGGGCGTGGCTATCCTCAATCCGTGGGAGGCCATGCAGTGA
- a CDS encoding type II toxin-antitoxin system Phd/YefM family antitoxin yields MAITTISSRELNQDVTRAKKAAKNGPVFITDRGKPAHVLLSIEEYQRLTKQRRNIADSLAMPDAADIEFEPQPLTIGARPADF; encoded by the coding sequence ATGGCTATTACGACCATCTCCAGCCGAGAGCTGAATCAGGATGTTACCCGCGCGAAGAAGGCGGCCAAGAATGGCCCGGTATTCATCACGGATCGGGGCAAGCCGGCTCACGTGTTATTGAGCATCGAGGAATACCAGCGGCTGACAAAGCAGCGCCGCAACATTGCCGATTCGCTGGCCATGCCAGACGCTGCGGACATCGAGTTCGAGCCGCAGCCTTTGACGATAGGGGCTCGGCCGGCTGATTTCTGA
- a CDS encoding GreA/GreB family elongation factor, with protein sequence MKDFMKARNIILSALDCARLRDLIITARQFSSTPSVLLDTLEGELNRATILPPEEIPPYVVTMNTCVRLIDISTGKTMTYTLVFPNDEDLQQGKLSILSDMGVAIIGFSVGSTVEWHFPEGLRSIRIDMIYFQPEATKQYEM encoded by the coding sequence ATGAAAGACTTCATGAAAGCCAGAAACATCATTCTTTCCGCGCTCGACTGCGCCCGTTTACGGGACTTGATCATAACGGCAAGACAATTCAGTTCCACGCCGTCGGTTCTGTTGGATACGCTGGAAGGCGAACTTAACCGAGCCACCATTCTGCCGCCGGAAGAAATCCCGCCTTATGTAGTCACAATGAACACCTGCGTTCGCTTAATCGACATAAGCACGGGAAAGACGATGACATATACGCTGGTGTTCCCGAACGATGAAGATCTCCAGCAGGGTAAACTATCCATTCTGTCGGATATGGGGGTTGCAATTATCGGTTTTTCTGTCGGCAGCACCGTTGAATGGCATTTCCCGGAAGGGCTCAGATCCATCCGGATCGACATGATCTATTTTCAACCAGAGGCCACAAAACAATACGAGATGTAG
- a CDS encoding methylamine utilization protein has protein sequence MASRLPAVFLTTWAAVAPAAELAGKAVAGGRPLADLVVAAQALDAAGRVKAPPAPAAMALDQKSREFVPHVLAVRSGTPVYFPNSDAIKHHVYSFSAAKRFEIKLYSGVPREPVLFDRPGIVALGCNIHDWMLGYVYVSDADYLAVSDAEGRWTLDLPDGRYRLSFWHPDAAEQAPEQVVSVPAAELMLKVELKARFPTGKPPANLQNQGYGDGF, from the coding sequence GTGGCAAGTCGCTTACCGGCTGTTTTTTTGACGACTTGGGCCGCGGTCGCGCCGGCCGCTGAATTGGCGGGTAAGGCCGTAGCCGGCGGCCGACCGTTGGCCGATCTGGTGGTCGCCGCCCAAGCCTTGGATGCCGCCGGCCGGGTCAAAGCGCCGCCGGCGCCGGCGGCGATGGCGCTGGACCAGAAAAGCCGCGAATTCGTCCCGCACGTGTTGGCGGTGCGCAGCGGCACGCCGGTGTATTTTCCGAACAGCGACGCGATCAAGCACCACGTCTATTCGTTTTCCGCGGCCAAGCGTTTCGAAATCAAACTCTACAGCGGCGTGCCGCGCGAACCGGTACTGTTCGACCGCCCCGGCATCGTCGCGCTGGGTTGTAACATCCACGACTGGATGCTGGGGTATGTCTACGTCAGCGACGCGGACTATTTGGCGGTTTCCGACGCCGAGGGCCGCTGGACGCTGGATTTGCCGGACGGCCGCTACCGCCTGAGCTTTTGGCACCCGGACGCGGCCGAACAAGCGCCCGAGCAAGTCGTCAGCGTGCCTGCCGCAGAACTGATGCTGAAGGTGGAATTGAAAGCCCGCTTCCCCACCGGCAAGCCGCCGGCCAATTTGCAGAATCAAGGTTACGGCGACGGGTTTTGA
- a CDS encoding response regulator transcription factor translates to MPPTKHLLLVEDDPDIAGLLAANLREEGYGVDWAADGDAALAAIAGNRYDLLLLDVMLPGVDGLEICRRVRAGPVYTPIIIVSSKSSDVHRVVGLEMGADDYISKPFALAEVVARVRALLRRVAALSQPAAEPAEAVIVSHGLRIDAQSRTVVLDGQTLALTAREFDLLHFFARHPGRMFTRLELLNQVWGYNHDGYEHTVNSHINRLRAKIEADPAKPARILTVWGVGYKFAEADAADA, encoded by the coding sequence ATGCCGCCCACCAAACACCTGCTCCTGGTCGAAGACGATCCCGACATCGCCGGCCTGCTGGCCGCCAATCTACGCGAGGAAGGCTACGGCGTGGATTGGGCGGCCGACGGCGACGCCGCGTTGGCCGCGATTGCCGGCAATCGTTACGACTTGCTGTTGCTGGACGTGATGCTGCCCGGCGTGGACGGCCTAGAAATTTGCCGGCGGGTGCGGGCCGGGCCGGTGTATACGCCGATCATCATCGTCAGTTCCAAATCCAGCGACGTGCACCGGGTGGTAGGGTTGGAAATGGGCGCCGACGATTACATCAGCAAGCCGTTCGCACTGGCCGAGGTGGTCGCTAGAGTCCGCGCGCTGTTGCGGCGGGTGGCAGCCTTGAGCCAACCGGCCGCCGAACCCGCCGAGGCCGTCATCGTCTCCCACGGTTTACGGATCGATGCGCAAAGTCGCACAGTGGTTTTGGATGGCCAAACGCTGGCGCTGACTGCCCGCGAATTCGACTTGCTGCATTTCTTCGCCCGCCATCCGGGCCGGATGTTCACCCGGCTGGAGTTGCTTAACCAAGTCTGGGGCTACAACCACGACGGCTACGAGCATACCGTCAACTCGCACATCAACCGCTTGCGCGCCAAAATCGAAGCCGATCCGGCCAAACCGGCGCGAATATTGACGGTGTGGGGCGTCGGCTACAAGTTCGCCGAAGCGGACGCCGCCGACGCATGA
- a CDS encoding sensor histidine kinase, with the protein MTLSFQSRIALLFAALFVAVQALTVVCIYAAVRDNLLRQLDQDLRYAEQAFRQLLVERAERVAGEAGLLVADFGFRSTVTGGDPATIASALENLLLRIRGQRGLFIDPQYNVVADSAGQWQGRPFPYARALANTDASRPLVWFGVLDGRLQEWALVPVSAPLPVGWVAVAQAVDEQRIARFRQNSLLPLQIGLAELGADGGRLLAASAPDAALALLHSATDRALATTVDTAQGRYLGRILALPAAGDEQGVAALLQIKFTDAFAGYRHMLLLAAGVLLLGLLATLAGSVVIARNLSRPLRALAGVGERAVNGDFTASSLAGRSDELGRLADTFVRAAQLAGQLGELRQKDQERRELVASMSHDLRTPLAALRGFLETMQRKADTLPANEQQHFLDTALRQTEKVSRLAQELFELAKLECDDASLSPEPFNLAELLQDVAQKYRLQAEQRGVSLQAELRPDLPLVSADIGLIERLLTNMIDNALRHTPPGGRVRLDAWPARGRITVAVRDTGIGIAPEYLPTLCDWDSPLARRARADGGGFGLIVVGKIAQLHGGRLQVESSLGVGSEFRFDLPLAESARAATDKS; encoded by the coding sequence ATGACGCTGAGCTTCCAAAGTCGTATCGCCTTGCTGTTCGCCGCGCTATTCGTCGCGGTGCAGGCGCTGACGGTGGTCTGCATCTATGCGGCGGTGCGCGACAACCTGCTGCGCCAGCTCGACCAGGACTTGCGCTACGCCGAGCAAGCCTTTCGCCAGTTGCTAGTCGAACGCGCCGAGCGGGTCGCCGGCGAGGCCGGCTTGCTGGTCGCCGATTTTGGCTTTCGCAGCACCGTCACCGGCGGCGACCCGGCCACGATCGCCTCGGCCTTGGAAAACCTGCTGCTGCGCATCCGCGGCCAACGCGGCTTGTTTATCGATCCGCAATACAACGTCGTCGCCGATAGTGCCGGCCAGTGGCAGGGCCGGCCGTTTCCGTATGCGCGAGCCTTGGCAAACACCGACGCCAGCCGCCCGCTGGTTTGGTTCGGCGTGTTGGACGGCCGCTTGCAGGAATGGGCGCTGGTGCCGGTGTCGGCGCCGCTGCCGGTGGGTTGGGTGGCGGTGGCGCAAGCCGTCGACGAACAACGTATCGCCCGGTTTCGGCAAAACTCGCTATTGCCGCTGCAGATCGGTTTGGCCGAACTCGGTGCGGACGGCGGCCGCCTGTTGGCCGCTTCGGCACCGGACGCGGCCCTGGCCTTGTTGCACAGCGCGACCGACCGGGCACTGGCGACCACGGTCGATACCGCGCAAGGCCGCTATCTCGGCCGCATACTGGCATTGCCGGCGGCCGGCGACGAGCAAGGCGTCGCCGCATTGCTGCAAATCAAGTTCACCGACGCCTTCGCCGGCTACCGCCATATGTTGTTGCTGGCAGCCGGGGTGTTGCTGTTGGGCCTGTTGGCGACGTTGGCCGGCAGCGTCGTCATAGCCCGCAATCTGTCGCGGCCGCTGCGGGCCTTGGCCGGCGTCGGCGAGCGGGCAGTCAACGGCGATTTCACCGCCTCCTCGCTGGCCGGCCGTAGCGACGAACTGGGCCGGCTGGCCGATACCTTCGTCCGCGCCGCGCAACTAGCCGGCCAATTGGGCGAACTGCGCCAGAAAGACCAGGAACGGCGCGAGTTGGTGGCTTCGATGTCGCACGATTTACGCACACCGTTGGCCGCGCTGCGCGGCTTTCTGGAAACCATGCAGCGTAAGGCCGATACCTTGCCGGCTAACGAACAACAGCATTTTCTAGACACTGCGCTGCGCCAAACCGAAAAAGTCAGCCGACTGGCGCAGGAATTGTTCGAACTGGCCAAGTTGGAATGCGACGATGCCAGCCTGAGTCCCGAGCCGTTCAATCTGGCCGAATTGCTGCAGGATGTCGCCCAAAAATACCGGCTACAAGCCGAACAACGCGGCGTCAGCTTGCAAGCCGAACTGCGCCCGGATTTGCCTCTAGTCAGCGCCGACATCGGACTGATCGAGCGCCTGCTCACCAACATGATCGACAACGCCTTACGTCACACCCCGCCAGGCGGCCGAGTGCGGCTGGATGCTTGGCCGGCGCGCGGCCGGATAACGGTGGCCGTCCGCGATACTGGCATCGGCATCGCGCCGGAATATTTACCCACCTTGTGCGATTGGGACTCGCCGCTGGCCCGCCGCGCCCGCGCCGACGGCGGCGGTTTCGGCTTGATCGTGGTCGGCAAGATTGCGCAATTGCACGGCGGCCGCTTGCAAGTGGAGAGCTCCTTGGGCGTCGGCAGCGAATTTCGTTTCGACTTACCGCTGGCGGAATCCGCGCGCGCAGCGACAGACAAATCGTAA
- a CDS encoding IS5 family transposase, whose translation MRGHDAIQNSWFSYVSLEDRIPKQHPLRRLRLLVDGVLASMDAVFAECYSHTGRPSIAPEKLLRALLLQVLYTVRSERQLMEQLDYNLLFRWFVGLGIDDAVWERSVFSANRERLLSEALSREFFERVLAIAEWQNLVSDEHFSVDGSLIEAWASHKSFVKKDGSGPDKPAGRNPEVDFSGEKRSNATHQSTTDPEARLYKKGEYTEAKLRYITHALSENRNGLIVDVETTQATGTAEIEAAQTMIKRRVPKGGSVGADKGYDQPAFVNKLKTQDIKAHVARKKTGSAVDGRTARGKAYAQSLKRRKIVEEAFGWIKTVGGLRKTRHIGLAKVAGQALFCFAAYNLTRLLNLLVFTPKPAWSAPT comes from the coding sequence ATGCGCGGACACGATGCCATTCAAAATAGCTGGTTCAGCTACGTTAGCCTGGAAGACCGTATTCCCAAACAGCATCCGTTGCGTCGTTTACGGCTACTCGTCGATGGCGTATTGGCCTCTATGGATGCGGTCTTTGCCGAATGCTACTCCCATACTGGCCGCCCGTCGATTGCGCCCGAAAAACTGCTGCGCGCCTTGCTATTGCAAGTGCTGTACACCGTTCGTAGCGAACGCCAGTTGATGGAACAGCTGGACTACAACCTGCTGTTTCGCTGGTTTGTCGGTTTGGGTATCGACGATGCTGTCTGGGAACGCAGCGTGTTCAGCGCCAACCGCGAGCGCCTGCTGTCCGAAGCACTGAGTCGCGAGTTTTTTGAGCGGGTCTTGGCCATTGCCGAATGGCAAAACCTGGTGTCCGACGAACACTTCAGTGTCGACGGCAGCCTGATCGAAGCCTGGGCCTCGCACAAAAGCTTCGTGAAGAAAGACGGCAGCGGTCCTGATAAACCCGCCGGCCGCAATCCCGAGGTCGACTTCAGCGGCGAAAAGCGCAGCAATGCCACGCATCAGAGCACGACAGACCCCGAAGCGCGGCTTTACAAGAAAGGCGAATACACCGAGGCCAAACTGCGTTACATCACCCATGCCCTATCCGAGAATCGTAACGGCCTGATTGTCGATGTCGAAACCACCCAAGCCACCGGCACCGCTGAAATCGAAGCCGCGCAAACAATGATCAAACGCCGTGTTCCCAAAGGCGGCAGCGTCGGTGCCGACAAAGGCTATGACCAACCGGCGTTCGTCAACAAACTCAAGACGCAAGACATCAAAGCCCATGTTGCTCGCAAAAAGACCGGCAGTGCCGTCGATGGCCGCACCGCGCGCGGCAAAGCGTACGCTCAAAGCCTCAAGCGCCGCAAAATCGTCGAAGAAGCCTTCGGCTGGATCAAGACCGTCGGGGGCCTGCGTAAAACCCGCCACATCGGCTTAGCCAAAGTCGCAGGTCAGGCCTTGTTTTGCTTTGCCGCCTACAACCTGACGCGCTTGCTCAACCTATTGGTGTTCACGCCGAAACCGGCGTGGAGTGCGCCCACCTAG